From the Actinomadura luzonensis genome, the window GTCCACGCCGACGGGCGAGATGGTCCGGGTGTGCGCGGGCGCGAACGCCGGCGTCACGCCGACCTCGCGCAGCAGCGACCCCACGATGTAGGCGATGAACACGCGCAGCATGCTGACCGCCTCGGCCCCGTCGAAGCCCGCGCTGCGCAGCGTGGCGAGCGCCCGCTCGACCGGCAGCAGGCCGGCGGCCGAGTGGAGCTGCCTGCTGACCACCAGCATCGTCGAGCGCGGGTAGTGGCTCGCGATCTGCCGGAAGGCCCGCGCCTGCGTGCGCACCCGGTCGGCCCAGTGGGCGTCGGGGTCGTCGGTGAACTCGATCTCGCTGAGCACCGCCTCGGCCACGCCGTTGAGCAGGGCGTCCTTGCTGGGGACGTGGTTGTACAGGGACATCACGCCGACGCCCAGCTCGGCGGCGATGCGCCGCATCGAGATCGCGTCGGCCCCCTCGCGCTCGATGAGGTCGATGGCGGCGGCGACGATCCGGCCTCGCGAGAGCGGCTCCGTGGGCATGGCTCATTCTATTGACCGCCGTACGCCGTACGTGCAACTCTCACGGGAGTACGTACGGTGTACGTCTCCCCCCGGAGGTCCGATGTCGACGCACGATCTCTACACCATCCCCGCCGGCCTCTCCACCTGGAACGTCGAGATGTCCGGCGCCAGCCGGTTCACCTGGGAGTACGACGACGGCCGCGACCGCATGCTGGCCCTGTACCAGAAGGGCAAGGACAAGCAGTGGGACTCGGTCAAGCGCATCGACTGGGATCTCGAGGTCGATCCGTACAACGTGCTCGGCGTCCCCGACCAGACGATCGCCATCCACGGCACGCCGCTGTGGGAGCGCATGAGCGAGCGGACCCGCCAGGAGGTGCGGCTGCACGGCGCCGCCTGGCAGTTCTCCCAGTTCCTGCACGGCGAGCAGGGCGCGATGATCTGCTCGGCCAAGATCGTCGAGTCGGTGCCCGACCTCGACTCGAAGTTCTACGCGGCCACCCAGACCATGGACGAGGCCCGCCACGCCGAGACCTACGCCCGCTTCCTCCAGGAGAAGGTGGGGCTCGCCTACCCGATCAACGAGCACCTGAAGGCGCTGCTCGACAGCACGCTCAGCGACTCCCGCTGGGACATGCCCTACCTCGGCATGCAGGTGCTCATCGAGGGGCTGGCGCTGGCGGCGTTCGGGGTGATGCGCGACATCACGACCAAGCCGCTGCCCAAGCAGATCCTCGCGTACGTCATGCAGGACGAGGCCCGGCACGTCGCCTTCGGCCGGATGGCGCTGCGCGACTACTACCGCAACCTGTCGGAGCAGGAGCTGCGCGAGCGCGAGGACTTCGTCATCGAGGGCTGCTACCTCATGCGCGACCGGCTGCGCGGCGAGGAGACCTGGGAGAACCTGGGCCTGTCGCCGGCCGAGGTCGACGAGGCGATGGAGGCGACCGAGCACTCGGAGTACCTGCGGCTGTTCCGCTCACTGCTGTTCAGCAGGATCGTGCCGTGCGTCAAGGACATCGGGCTGTGGAGCCCGCGGCTCCAGCAGGCGTACGCGGACATGGGCGTGCTGGAGATGGCCGGCCAGTCGCTGGACGCGCTCATGCGGCAGGACGAGGACATCGCCGACAAGCTGGACGCCGAGCGCTTCGCCGAGGAGGAGGCCGAGCGGCACGCCGAGGTGGCCGAGACGATCGCCCTGGGCACGGACGTCAGGTAGGGGCCAGGGGCAGGCGGAGGACGAGGCAGGCCCCGGGCCCGTCCGTGGCCGACAGCGTGCCGCCGTGGGCGCGGGCGATGTCGCGGGCGATGGGCAGGCCGAGGCCCGAGCCGCCGCTGTCGCGCGAGCGGGTGCGGTCCAGGCGGGTGAAGCGTTCGAAGACCCGTTCGCGCATGTCCTCGGGGATGCCGGGGCCGTCGTCGCGGACCTCCAGCACCGCCTGCCCGTCCTCGGCCCGCACCCGCACGCTGACCCGCGACCCGCCGTAGCGGTCGGCGTTGGACAGCAGGTTCGTCAGCAGGCGGGCCAGGCGCAGCCGGTTCCCGCGGACGACCACCCCGGGCCGCAGGTCGGCGGTCACCGGCAGGCGGCCGCCGCGGCGCTCGATCTCGTCGGCGGCGAGCCGGCCGAGGTCGACGTCCTCCTCCTGCCCGGCGGGGGCGGCGGCGTCCAGGCGGGCCATCAGCAGCAGGTCCTGGACGATGTCGGACAGGCGGCGGGCGTCGGCGAGCGCGGCCCGCCAGTCGGCCTCGTCGCGTTCCTCCAGCCCCGCCTCCAGGCGCACCAGCATCGCGGTGATCGGGGAGCGCAGCTCGTGGGAGGCGTCGGAGACGAAGCGGCGGTGCCGGGCGACGGCGTCCTCCAGGCGGGCCAGGGTGTCGTTGACGGTGCCGGCCAGCTCGGCGACCTCGTCCCGGGCGGGCGGCACCTCGACGCGGCGGGTCAGGTCCTCGGCGCTGATGCGCTGCAGGTCGCGGCGGATGCGCTCGACGGGGGCCAGCACCCGGCCGGTGCCGTACCAGGCGCCCCAGCCGAGCAGCGCCAGCAGCAGCGCGGCGGAGCCGTAGAGCAGCACCGGCAGGAGCGGCGAGCGCAGCAGGTACGGCTCCCGCACCGCCGCGTAGGCCACCGCCGGCCCGTAGGCGGTGGCGCGGTTGCTGGTGCCCACGACGACGAGGCAGCCGCGCGGCCGGCACACGCGATCGTCCACCCGCGAGTCGCCGCCGTGCGGCCGGGCCGCGGTGAGGGCCGGCCGGCCGGTCAGGCTCTCGCTGGCGGCGAGCACCTGGCCGCGCTCGTCCACGACCTGCAGCAGGGTGACCGGCCCCTGGGCGGGGATGGGGCCGGTGAAGCGGCGGTCGTCGATGAGCATGGTGAGGCGGCGGCTGGCGGTGGCGGCCTGGACGAAGAGGTCGGCGCGGGCCCGCGCCGGGTACGTCAGCGAGATCGCCACCGTGCCCGCCAGCAGCACGACCCCGAAGACGATCACCGTCGCGATCGTCATCCGGGCCCTGATGGAGTGGCGGCCGCCCATGCCTCCGACTGTGCCAGGAGCACGGCAAACCGCAGGTCAAACGCTATGCAGCCCCGTGGAAGCGGCGGTGCAGCTCTCTGACGGGGCCGGCCAGCTCGGGCACCGGCCCGTCCACCCGCGCGCCGGGCACGACCTCGCCGACCGGCAGCGGCCGGACGGGCGGCGCGGGCACGCCCAGCTCGGCCAGCCAGCCGGCGAGCTGGGCGGAGGAGGCGGCGTAGACGATGCGGCCGAGCCCGACCCAGCCGTGCGCGGCCGCGCACATCGGGCAGTGCTCGCCGGAGGTGTAGACGGTGGCCGTGGCCCGCTCGGCGGGCGTGAGGTTGGCCGCCGACCAGCGGGCCAGCTCGAACTCCGGATGCCGGGTGCGGTCGCCGCCCGCCACCCGGTTGTGGTCCTCGAACAGGATCTCACCGGCGGCGGAGACGAGGACGGAGCCGAAGGGCTCGTCGCCCTCCTCCAGCGCCTCGGCGGCCAGCTCGACGCAGCGACGCAGGTGCTTGAGGTCAGCATCGGAAATCATGACGCTCGATTCTACGCCGCCCATTGTGCATGATCCTTCATGTTTTCCCACGTCACATACGTGAAACGCACCCCTGAGCCACAAAAAACGGGTTGATCGCCAGTATTAGCCTTGAAGGGATGCCTCCCGATACGTATGTACCTCGCCGTCCCCTGCTGTCCTCCAACTCCCTGTGGCGGATGAAGTCCTACCTCCGCCCGTACGTCGGCAGACTCGTCTTCATCTGGCTGTCGGCCCTCGTCGGCATAGGCGCCGGCATGGCACTCCCCCTCATCAGCAAACAGGTCATCGACGGCCCCGTCCAGCACAAGGACCCCGGCGCGCTGCTCCCCCTCGGGCTGCTCGCGCTCGGCGTCGGCGTGGTCGAGGCGCTGCTGATCTGGCTGCGGCGGTGGGCCCAGGTCAAACCGGTGCTCGGCCTGGAGACCGCCATCCGCGACGACCTCTACGAGCACCTGCAGCGCCTGCCCATGCGCTTCCACGGCGAGTGGCAGTCGGGCCAGCTCCTCTCCCGGGCGACCACGGACCTGTCGACCATCCGCCGCTTCCTCGGCTTCGGCATGTTGTTCCTGGTCATGAACATCCTGCAGCTCATCACCGTCACCGTGCTGCTGCTGAACATGTACTGGCCGCTCGGGCTGCTGGTGCTGGCCTCGGCCGTGCCGATCGTGTGGACCTCGCTGCGCTTCGAGAAGCGCTACATCAGCGTCTCCCGCCAGGTCCAGGACGAGCAGGGCGACCTCGCCACGCTCGTCGAGGAGTCCGCGCTCGGCATCCGCACCATCAAGGCGTTCGGCCGCCGCCACCACGTCTACGACCGCTACGACGACGCCGCGCTCAAGGTCTACGGCACCTCGCTCGACAAGGTGCGCCTGTCGGCCCGCTTCTTCACCTTCCTCGAGGTGATCCCCAACGTCACGCTGGCCCTGTCGCTGCTGCTCGGCGCGCTCGCGGTCGGCGCGGGCGGGCTGACGCTGGGCGCGCTGGTCGCCTTCACCACGCTGATGCTCCAGCTCGTGTGGCCGATCGCGAGCCTCGGCTACCTCCTGGCCATGGCCCAGGAGGCGATGACCTCCGCCGACCGCCTGATGGAGGTCATGGACACCGTCCCGTCCATCGAGAGCGGCACCGAGACCATCGAGCGGCCGCGCGGCCACCTGCGCTTCGAGGGCGTCGGGTTCCGCTTCCCCGGCGCCGAGCGCCCGGTGCTGCGCGACGTCTGGCTGGACGTGCGGCCCGGCGAGACCGTCGCCCTCGTCGGCCCGACCGGCGCGGGCAAGACCACGCTGACCGCGCTGGTGCCCCGCCTGCTCGACCCCACCGAGGGCCGCGTCACGATCGACGGGCACGACGTGCGCGACCTGGAGCTGGCCGCCCTGCGCAGCGTGGTGGCGACGGCGTTCGAGGAGCCGACGCTGTTCTCGATGAGCGTGCGCGAGAACCTCATGCTCGGCCGGCTCGACGCCACCGAGGAGGAGCTGGAGGACGCGATCCGCACCGCGCAGGCCGGGTTCGTCCACGACCTGCCGTGGGGCCTCGACACCCGCATCGGCGAGCAGGGGCTGTCGCTGTCCGGCGGCCAGCGCCAGCGCCTGGCCCTGGCCCGGGCAGTGCTCAGCAGGCCGCGCGTGCTGGTGCTCGACGACACCCTGTCCGCGCTCGACGTGGAGACCGAGGCCCTGGTGGAGGAGGCGCTGCGGCACGTGCTGCGCGACGCCACCGGCATCGTGGTCGCCCACCGCGCCTCCACCGTGCTGCTGGCCGACAAGGTGGCGCTGCTGCGCGACGGCACGATCACGCACGTCGGGCAGCACCACGAGCTGCTGGCCGAGGTGCCCGAGTACCGCGAGCTGCTGGCCCAGGACGCCGACCTCGACGACGCCTCGGAAGGAGCGCTGCGATGACCACCGCCACCCAGTCGTCCGGCCCGCCGGCGGGCGCGTCCTGGCGCGGGGTCGCCTCCGAGGACCAGGACGAGCTGCCGGAGAAGGTCTCCGTCCTGCTGCGGGAGCGCTCGCGGCGGCTGCTCGGCGCGCTGCTGCGGCCCTACCGCAGGCGCATCGCGCTGCTCGTGGCCACGATCGTGGTGTCGAGCGCGGCCGGGCTGTCCATCCCGTTCCTGGTCTCGGTCGGCATCGACGAGGGCATCCCGCCCCTGTCGCGCGGCGAGGGGCCGGCCACCCTGCTGGTCGTGGTCGGGGTGATCCTGGCCGCGACCCTCGTGCAGGCGGTCACCCGGCAGGCGTTCCTCAACATGTCGGGCCGGATCGGGCAGGGCATCCTGCTGGAGCTGCGCCGCCGGGTCTTCGACCACTTCCAGCGCCTGTCGCTGAGCTTCCACGAGCAGTACACCTCGGGCCGGGTGATCTCGCGGCTGACCTCCGACATCGAGAACATCGCCGAGCTGCTGCAGTCCGGCTTCGACGCGCTGGTCCGGGCGCTGCTGACGATGATCGGCACGGCCGTGCTGCTGCTGGTGCTGGACCTGCCGCTCGGCCTGATGGCGCTCGTCCCGCTGCCGCTGCTGCTGCTGTTCACCCGCTGGTTCCGCCGGCAGTCGGCCCTCGTCTACCGGCGGACCCGCGAGACGGTCGCCTTGGTGATCGTTCACTTCGTGGAGTCGATGACCGGCATCCGCGCGGTGCAGGCCTTCCGCAGGGAGCCGCGCAACCAGGAGATCTTCGAGCAGCTCAACGACGACTACCGCGACGCCAACGCCGGCGGCATGAAGCTGGGCGCGACGTTCATGACCGGCATCAAGCTCATCGGCAACCTGACCGTCGGCGGGGTGCTGCTCTACGGCGGCTACCTGGCGCTGCACGACGAGGTCAAGGTCGGCGTGCTGGCCGCGTTCCTGCTCTACCTGCGCCAGTTCTACGAGCCGATGCAGGAGGTCAGCCAGTTCTACAACACGCTGCAGTCGGCCGGCGCGGCCCTGGAGAAGCTGTCCGGGGTGCTGGAGGAGGAGCCGTCGGTGCCCGAGCCGCGCGACCCCGCCCCGCTGCCGCAGGGCCGGGCGCGCGGCCGGATCCGCTTCGAGCAGGTCAGGTTCGCCTACGTCGAGGAGATGCCGATCCTGCCCGGCCTCGACCTCACGGTGCCGGCCGGGCAGACCGTGGCGCTGGTCGGCTCGACCGGCGCGGGCAAGACCACGCTGGCCAAGCTCATCTCCCGCTTCTACGACCCCACCGAGGGCCGGGTGCTGCTCGACGGCGTGGACCTGCGCACCCTGGACGAGCCCACCCTCCGCCAGGCGGTCGTCATGGTGACGCAGGAGAACTTCCTGTTCAGCGGCACGGTCGCGGACAACATCAGGTTCGGCCGGCCGCAGGCCGGCGACCGGGAGGTGCGCGAGGCCGCCAAGGCGATCGGCGCGCACGAGTTCATCTCCAGCCTGCCGGACGGCTACGACACCGAGGTCGGCAAGCGCGGCGGGCGGATGTCCGCCGGGCAGCGGCAGCTCGTCGCGTTCGCCCGGGCGTTCCTGGCCGACCCCGCGGTGCTGATCCTGGACGAGGCGACCTCCAGTCTGGACGTGCCCAGCGAGCGCCTGGTGCAGCGGGCGCTGCGCACCATCCTGGCCGACCGCACGGCGCTGATCATCGCGCACCGGCTCTCCACCGTGGAGATCGCCGACCGCGTGCTGGTCATGGAGCGCGGCCGGATCGTCGAGGACGGGCCGCCGGACCGGCTGATCGCCGCCGCGGGCCGCTTCGCCGGCCTGCACCAGGCCTGGCTGGACAGCCTCAGCAGCGGGTGAGCCGGTCAGTGGTGGTGCACGGGCGCGACCACCGTCGCGTAGAACTCGTAGCCGACGAATAACGCGACGGGCGCCCCGATCGCCACCAGCAGCCGGCCGGGCAGGGTGATCCGCTCCACGGCGGGCGCTCTGCCCGGCGGCTCGGCGACCGGCACCAGCAGCGGCGCCGGCTCGGGCTCCGGGTCCGGCGCCGCGATCAGCTCGGGATGGCGGCTCAGGTAGCCGGACGGGAACGAGGTGACGTCGTAGGCGCCGCAGCCCGGGCAGCACGACCCCGACCAGGGCGGCTGCACCGACACGCCGGATCTCAGCCAGATCTGCGTCTCGTTGCCGTGCACGTCCGTGAGGCTGCGGAGCAGGAAGTCCTCCTCCCAGACGTGCAGACAGCGCAGGCACTCGTAAGGCCATGACATACGGGTTTCGAACCCGTCGGGCACGAAGACCACCCCCGGCCTCGGATCGCCGTTCGCCCTCAGTGTCCGGCCGATTACACAATCCCGGCAAGACGGTCTTGTGACACCGGACGCTAGGGAATGCTCACCTGCTGTCAGGTTAGCTCTAATAGAGCGGTTTCGGGACGGGGCTCAGCAACGGTGTCGGATCGGGCACGGCCGGCGTCTCCGGCGGCATCAGCTCCGGGTGGTGCAGGAGATAGCCCTCGGGGAACGTGGTGGCCTGCTGGCAGCCGCACCTCGGGCAGATCGTCCCGGGCGAGGGCGGCGGCACCGCGACCCCGTGACGCAGCCAGAGGGTCGCCTCGTTGCCGTGGGCGTCCTCGGTGCGCCGGACGAGGTACTCCTCCTCCCAGACGTGCCAGCAGCGGCGGCACTCGAAGGGCACGGTTCTGCGTTCTTCCTCCATCGGAGTCACCTCCTTACTCCGAGTCTCCGCCCTGGTCCCCGGCTCCCGCAAACCGGCCCCCTCTCCCAGGACGCGGGGCCTTTGCGGACGCGCTGTTCAGAGTGCGCGGGACCAGACGAACGCCGCCGCGCCGGCGACCACGCAGAGCGTGCCGAGCCAGGCGAGCAGCACGTCCGCGCCGGCGTCGAGCGGCCGCCCGCCGTGCAGCGCCGCCTGCACCCTGCGGTAGCGGGCCCGGGTGCGGGTCAGCAGCAGGCCGCCGCAGAACGCGGCCACCGCGAACGCCGCCACGGCGGGCGCCGCCCTGGCCGCCGCCGCCGCACAGCCCGGCCGCGCCGAGCCCGCCGGTGGCCAGCGCCACGGCCGTGCGCACCCAGGCCAGCCGGGTGCGCTCGCTCTGCAGGCCGCGGTCCCAGACCTCCTCCTCAGGCGTCCCCGCGCCCGCCCCCGCCCCCGTCATCGCGTGCGCCGCTCAGGCCGCGAGGATGATGAGGACGAGCGCGATGACGGCCACGGCCGCCACGCCGTAGCCGAACACGGCGGCCAGCGCGGGCGGGGGCAGCGGCGCCTGGGCGCGCAGGGCGCGCTGGATGTTGCGCCAGCGCGGGTAGGCCATGCCCGCCGCCAGGGCCGAGAGCGTGACGAGCACGACGGCCAGCGTGGTGCGGATCCACGGCACGAACACGTCGGCCGGCACCGCCGCCATGGCCACCCCGCCCGCGCTGAGCGCCAGCGCCGTGCTCAGCCAGGTGAGGAAGGTGCGTTCGTTGGCCAAGGTGAAACGCGGGTCGGGTTCCATGGGAAAACGGTAATTCGTCCACATTTCCCCTAGAGATGGCGGGATTGTCGTTCCCGGCGCCGCGCCTCAGTTCGTGCAGGCCTGCGTGACCTTCTCCAGGTAGGCCGCCGAGTCCTTGCCCACCTTCTGGGCCGCGTCCACGGCGTCGTTGACGTCCTTCACCGAGATGTTGCTCAGCGTGGTGGCCAGGTTGTCGGAGGCCTCCTTGAGCGTGGTGTTGGCGGCCTTGTCGGCGACGTCGTTGAGCTTGGCGGCGGCGTCGTCCAGCGCCTTGTCCATGGCCTGGGGATCGTCGGTGAGCTTGGTGATCTGCGCGCCCAGGTCCGTGACGATCTTCGGCGCCTCCAGGCACGCCTGGGCCTTGTCGATGGTCTGGTTGACCTCGCCGCACCCGGCTGCTGCGAGGACGACGACGGAGAAGGCGGCAAGGGACAGGAACCGGCTCTTGTGGAGTCGCATACC encodes:
- a CDS encoding TetR/AcrR family transcriptional regulator; amino-acid sequence: MPTEPLSRGRIVAAAIDLIEREGADAISMRRIAAELGVGVMSLYNHVPSKDALLNGVAEAVLSEIEFTDDPDAHWADRVRTQARAFRQIASHYPRSTMLVVSRQLHSAAGLLPVERALATLRSAGFDGAEAVSMLRVFIAYIVGSLLREVGVTPAFAPAHTRTISPVGVDAALFPEVSSLASLLDECDHEEEFEFGLEMLIQAAAARAERGSGEQGSRGQASRQRGSREGTR
- a CDS encoding ferritin-like domain-containing protein is translated as MSTHDLYTIPAGLSTWNVEMSGASRFTWEYDDGRDRMLALYQKGKDKQWDSVKRIDWDLEVDPYNVLGVPDQTIAIHGTPLWERMSERTRQEVRLHGAAWQFSQFLHGEQGAMICSAKIVESVPDLDSKFYAATQTMDEARHAETYARFLQEKVGLAYPINEHLKALLDSTLSDSRWDMPYLGMQVLIEGLALAAFGVMRDITTKPLPKQILAYVMQDEARHVAFGRMALRDYYRNLSEQELREREDFVIEGCYLMRDRLRGEETWENLGLSPAEVDEAMEATEHSEYLRLFRSLLFSRIVPCVKDIGLWSPRLQQAYADMGVLEMAGQSLDALMRQDEDIADKLDAERFAEEEAERHAEVAETIALGTDVR
- a CDS encoding sensor histidine kinase, whose product is MGGRHSIRARMTIATVIVFGVVLLAGTVAISLTYPARARADLFVQAATASRRLTMLIDDRRFTGPIPAQGPVTLLQVVDERGQVLAASESLTGRPALTAARPHGGDSRVDDRVCRPRGCLVVVGTSNRATAYGPAVAYAAVREPYLLRSPLLPVLLYGSAALLLALLGWGAWYGTGRVLAPVERIRRDLQRISAEDLTRRVEVPPARDEVAELAGTVNDTLARLEDAVARHRRFVSDASHELRSPITAMLVRLEAGLEERDEADWRAALADARRLSDIVQDLLLMARLDAAAPAGQEEDVDLGRLAADEIERRGGRLPVTADLRPGVVVRGNRLRLARLLTNLLSNADRYGGSRVSVRVRAEDGQAVLEVRDDGPGIPEDMRERVFERFTRLDRTRSRDSGGSGLGLPIARDIARAHGGTLSATDGPGACLVLRLPLAPT
- a CDS encoding nucleoside deaminase translates to MISDADLKHLRRCVELAAEALEEGDEPFGSVLVSAAGEILFEDHNRVAGGDRTRHPEFELARWSAANLTPAERATATVYTSGEHCPMCAAAHGWVGLGRIVYAASSAQLAGWLAELGVPAPPVRPLPVGEVVPGARVDGPVPELAGPVRELHRRFHGAA
- a CDS encoding ABC transporter ATP-binding protein; protein product: MKSYLRPYVGRLVFIWLSALVGIGAGMALPLISKQVIDGPVQHKDPGALLPLGLLALGVGVVEALLIWLRRWAQVKPVLGLETAIRDDLYEHLQRLPMRFHGEWQSGQLLSRATTDLSTIRRFLGFGMLFLVMNILQLITVTVLLLNMYWPLGLLVLASAVPIVWTSLRFEKRYISVSRQVQDEQGDLATLVEESALGIRTIKAFGRRHHVYDRYDDAALKVYGTSLDKVRLSARFFTFLEVIPNVTLALSLLLGALAVGAGGLTLGALVAFTTLMLQLVWPIASLGYLLAMAQEAMTSADRLMEVMDTVPSIESGTETIERPRGHLRFEGVGFRFPGAERPVLRDVWLDVRPGETVALVGPTGAGKTTLTALVPRLLDPTEGRVTIDGHDVRDLELAALRSVVATAFEEPTLFSMSVRENLMLGRLDATEEELEDAIRTAQAGFVHDLPWGLDTRIGEQGLSLSGGQRQRLALARAVLSRPRVLVLDDTLSALDVETEALVEEALRHVLRDATGIVVAHRASTVLLADKVALLRDGTITHVGQHHELLAEVPEYRELLAQDADLDDASEGALR
- a CDS encoding ABC transporter ATP-binding protein; amino-acid sequence: MTTATQSSGPPAGASWRGVASEDQDELPEKVSVLLRERSRRLLGALLRPYRRRIALLVATIVVSSAAGLSIPFLVSVGIDEGIPPLSRGEGPATLLVVVGVILAATLVQAVTRQAFLNMSGRIGQGILLELRRRVFDHFQRLSLSFHEQYTSGRVISRLTSDIENIAELLQSGFDALVRALLTMIGTAVLLLVLDLPLGLMALVPLPLLLLFTRWFRRQSALVYRRTRETVALVIVHFVESMTGIRAVQAFRREPRNQEIFEQLNDDYRDANAGGMKLGATFMTGIKLIGNLTVGGVLLYGGYLALHDEVKVGVLAAFLLYLRQFYEPMQEVSQFYNTLQSAGAALEKLSGVLEEEPSVPEPRDPAPLPQGRARGRIRFEQVRFAYVEEMPILPGLDLTVPAGQTVALVGSTGAGKTTLAKLISRFYDPTEGRVLLDGVDLRTLDEPTLRQAVVMVTQENFLFSGTVADNIRFGRPQAGDREVREAAKAIGAHEFISSLPDGYDTEVGKRGGRMSAGQRQLVAFARAFLADPAVLILDEATSSLDVPSERLVQRALRTILADRTALIIAHRLSTVEIADRVLVMERGRIVEDGPPDRLIAAAGRFAGLHQAWLDSLSSG
- a CDS encoding YidH family protein is translated as MEPDPRFTLANERTFLTWLSTALALSAGGVAMAAVPADVFVPWIRTTLAVVLVTLSALAAGMAYPRWRNIQRALRAQAPLPPPALAAVFGYGVAAVAVIALVLIILAA